In the Cydia fagiglandana chromosome 14, ilCydFagi1.1, whole genome shotgun sequence genome, one interval contains:
- the LOC134670936 gene encoding uncharacterized protein LOC134670936, with amino-acid sequence MRRISPHNPVRRRLFPEAHLEEEARMDNCANVLQESIARDQAAMTKKYNFDFTTETALPGEWDWSTRDGENWIGFKPNTMETTQKDKDCIEMRLENETTPKEKPDKELPAVRKRKSDAAASDSGARRKISFD; translated from the exons ATGCGCCGCATCTCCCCGCACAACCCGGTGCGCCGGCGCCTCTTCCCCGAGGCACATTTAGAAGAGGAAGCCCGCATGGACAACTGCGCTAACGTGCTGCAAGAATCTATAGCCAG GGACCAAGCCGCCATGACAAAGAAATATAATTTCGACTTCACCACCGAGACCGCGTTACCAGGCGAATGGGATTGGTCCACGCGCGACGGCGAAAACTGGATCGGATTCAAACCGAATACGATGGAAACTACGCAAAAAGATAAAGACTGCATTGAAATGAGACTAGAAAATGAGACCACCCCTAAAGAAAAACCTGATAAGGAACTGCCTGCTGTTAGAAAGAGAAAGAGCGATGCGGCGGCGAGCGACAGCGGAGCGAGAAGGAAGATCAGTTTCGACTAA